A region of Crenobacter cavernae DNA encodes the following proteins:
- the rimO gene encoding 30S ribosomal protein S12 methylthiotransferase RimO yields the protein MSHPAPKVGFVSLGCPKALVDSEQILTRLRAEGYDIAPSYDGADLVVVNTCGFIDSAVAESLDAIGEALNENGKVIVTGCLGAKGDIVQETHPSVLAITGPHAAEEVMGHIHTHLPKPHDPFVDLVPAAGIKLTPKHYAYLKISEGCNHRCTFCIIPSMRGDLVSRPVHDVLREAENLAKSGVKEVLVISQDTSAYGVDVKYKTGFHNGRPVKTRMTELCEELGKLGIWVRLHYVYPYPHVDEVIPLMAEGKILPYLDIPFQHASKKVLKAMKRPANADNVLERLKKWRAICPDLVIRSTFIVGFPGETEEDFQELLDFLKEAQLDRVGCFTYSPVEGATANDLPDPVPDEVKEERKARFMELQAEISAAKLAAKVGRTLTVLVDEIDDKGAVCRSYADAPEIDGLVYLGDDAGLKVGDFVDVRITDSDEYDLWAERV from the coding sequence ATGTCCCACCCCGCACCGAAAGTCGGATTTGTCAGTCTTGGCTGTCCGAAGGCTTTGGTAGACTCCGAGCAAATCCTCACCCGATTGCGCGCCGAAGGCTACGACATCGCGCCGAGCTACGACGGCGCCGACCTCGTGGTGGTCAACACCTGTGGTTTCATCGACTCGGCGGTCGCCGAGTCGCTCGACGCGATCGGCGAGGCGCTGAACGAGAACGGCAAGGTGATCGTCACCGGCTGTCTGGGCGCCAAGGGCGATATCGTCCAGGAAACCCACCCGTCGGTCTTGGCCATTACCGGTCCGCACGCGGCCGAAGAGGTGATGGGCCATATCCACACCCACCTGCCCAAGCCGCACGATCCCTTTGTCGACCTGGTGCCGGCCGCCGGCATCAAGCTGACGCCCAAGCACTACGCCTACCTGAAGATTTCCGAGGGCTGCAACCACCGCTGCACCTTCTGCATCATCCCGTCGATGCGTGGCGACCTGGTCAGCCGCCCGGTGCACGACGTGCTGCGCGAGGCCGAGAACCTGGCCAAGTCGGGCGTCAAGGAAGTGCTGGTGATCTCGCAGGACACCAGCGCCTACGGCGTCGACGTCAAGTACAAGACCGGCTTTCACAACGGCCGCCCGGTGAAGACCCGCATGACCGAGCTGTGCGAAGAGCTCGGCAAACTCGGCATCTGGGTGCGGCTGCACTACGTCTACCCGTACCCGCACGTCGACGAGGTGATCCCGCTGATGGCCGAGGGCAAGATCCTGCCGTATCTGGACATCCCGTTCCAGCACGCCAGCAAGAAGGTATTGAAGGCGATGAAGCGCCCGGCCAACGCCGACAACGTGCTGGAGCGGCTGAAGAAATGGCGCGCGATCTGCCCGGACTTGGTGATCCGTTCGACCTTCATCGTCGGCTTCCCGGGCGAAACCGAGGAAGATTTCCAGGAGCTGCTGGACTTCCTCAAGGAAGCACAGCTCGACCGCGTCGGCTGTTTCACCTATTCGCCGGTCGAGGGCGCGACCGCCAACGATCTGCCGGACCCGGTGCCGGACGAAGTCAAGGAAGAGCGCAAGGCGCGCTTCATGGAGCTGCAGGCCGAGATCAGCGCGGCCAAGCTGGCCGCCAAGGTCGGCCGAACGCTGACCGTGCTGGTCGACGAGATCGACGACAAGGGCGCGGTGTGCCGCAGCTACGCCGACGCGCCCGAGATCGACGGCCTGGTCTACCTCGGCGACGACGCCGGGCTGAAGGTCGGCGACTTCGTCGACGTGAGGATCACCGATTCGGATGAATACGACCTGTGGGCCGAGCGCGTGTAA
- a CDS encoding putative bifunctional diguanylate cyclase/phosphodiesterase, with protein sequence MSSLLQPIEQIASADILAGIEQEFLLELQSALKERDEALRRSRQSLRLADKVFESTLEGILITDGDGTILSVNPAFSRITGYASDEAVGQTPALLKSGKQGPDFYRRLWDGLKTCGQWQGEVVNRRKNGLFYTEYLSITAIRDEDGALGHYVAVFSDITQRKQAEERLHFLANHDALTGLPNRTLFLESLAEAIASAERLALCFIDLDRFKLVNDTLGHATGDELLTRIAETLRGTVPEGATVARLSGDEFTVLLDPVAGVDDAAHHAQRMLDAIACETELAGEEVFVTASIGISLYPDDGATPEALLAHADTAMYRAKERGKNTFQFYTAELNARAIERLKLEYALRRALAQGEFELWYQPKVSLETGAPIGAEALLRWRHPALGLVSPADFIPIAEESALIGAIGEWVLATACRDTRRWVDAGLFAGRMAVNLSGRQLKLGGLVDTVRVSLAEAGLASAYLELEVTESIAMDDADGGQVGMLCELRALGVQLAIDDFGTGYSSLAYLKRLPVQVLKIDRSFIADLSHDKDDAAITTAIVSIAKSLGLAVVAEGVEEPTQRDFLAGLGCDAAQGYLFGRPVPAAEFEAYLAAHAG encoded by the coding sequence ATGTCCTCCCTGTTGCAGCCCATCGAACAGATCGCCAGCGCCGACATCCTCGCCGGCATCGAGCAGGAATTCCTGCTCGAACTGCAAAGCGCGCTGAAAGAGCGCGACGAAGCACTGCGGCGCTCGCGCCAGAGCCTGCGGCTGGCCGACAAGGTGTTCGAATCGACGCTCGAAGGCATCCTGATCACCGACGGCGACGGCACGATCCTGTCGGTCAACCCGGCGTTCTCGCGCATCACCGGCTACGCGTCGGACGAGGCGGTCGGCCAGACGCCGGCGCTCCTGAAGTCGGGCAAGCAGGGGCCGGACTTCTACCGGCGGCTGTGGGATGGGCTGAAGACCTGCGGCCAGTGGCAGGGCGAGGTCGTCAACCGGAGGAAGAACGGGCTCTTCTATACCGAGTACCTGAGCATCACCGCGATCCGCGACGAGGACGGCGCGCTCGGCCATTACGTCGCGGTGTTCTCCGACATCACGCAGCGCAAGCAGGCCGAGGAGAGGCTGCACTTTCTCGCCAACCACGACGCGCTGACCGGCCTGCCGAACCGTACACTGTTCCTCGAAAGCTTGGCCGAGGCCATCGCCTCGGCCGAACGGCTGGCGCTGTGCTTCATCGACCTCGACCGCTTCAAGCTGGTCAACGACACGCTCGGCCACGCCACCGGGGACGAGTTGCTGACGCGCATCGCCGAGACCCTGAGGGGGACGGTGCCGGAAGGCGCGACCGTGGCGCGGCTGTCCGGCGACGAATTCACCGTCCTGCTCGATCCGGTCGCGGGCGTCGACGACGCCGCGCACCATGCGCAGCGCATGCTCGACGCGATCGCCTGCGAGACCGAGCTGGCCGGCGAGGAGGTGTTCGTCACCGCCAGCATCGGCATCAGCCTCTACCCGGACGACGGCGCGACGCCCGAGGCGCTCTTGGCGCACGCCGACACCGCGATGTACCGCGCCAAGGAGCGCGGCAAGAACACCTTCCAGTTCTATACGGCCGAGCTGAACGCGCGCGCGATCGAGCGGCTCAAGCTCGAATACGCCTTGCGCCGCGCGCTGGCGCAGGGCGAATTCGAGCTGTGGTACCAGCCCAAGGTGTCGCTCGAAACCGGAGCGCCGATCGGCGCCGAAGCGCTGTTGCGCTGGCGTCACCCGGCTCTGGGGCTGGTGTCGCCGGCCGACTTCATCCCGATCGCCGAAGAGAGCGCGCTGATCGGCGCGATCGGCGAATGGGTGCTCGCCACCGCCTGCCGCGATACGCGCCGCTGGGTCGACGCCGGCCTGTTCGCCGGGCGGATGGCGGTGAACCTGTCGGGGCGGCAGCTGAAGCTCGGCGGCCTGGTCGACACCGTGCGCGTGAGCCTGGCCGAGGCGGGCTTGGCGAGTGCCTATCTGGAGCTGGAGGTCACCGAGAGCATCGCGATGGACGACGCCGACGGCGGCCAGGTCGGCATGCTCTGCGAGCTGCGGGCGCTCGGCGTGCAGCTGGCGATCGACGACTTCGGCACCGGCTACTCGAGTCTCGCCTATCTGAAGCGTCTGCCGGTGCAGGTGCTGAAGATCGACCGCTCGTTCATCGCCGACCTGTCGCACGACAAGGACGACGCGGCGATTACCACCGCCATCGTGTCGATCGCCAAGAGCCTCGGTCTCGCGGTGGTCGCCGAGGGCGTGGAAGAGCCGACGCAACGGGATTTTCTTGCCGGGCTCGGCTGCGACGCGGCGCAGGGTTATCTGTTTGGCCGTCCGGTGCCGGCGGCCGAGTTCGAGGCCTACCTGGCTGCTCACGCCGGCTGA
- the serS gene encoding serine--tRNA ligase yields the protein MLDIQLLRSDLAAVAERLASRGYPLDTDAFAALEGERKALQTRMQELQARRNASSKQIGEAKRRGEDVSAIMAEVASLGDELKAAEIAFETVQARLDAWLLTIPNLPHESVPAGDDESGNVEVRRVGVPRSYDFEVKDHVDVGAPLGLDFETGAKLSGARFTVLRGRIAQLHRALAQFMLNTHTVDHGYTEMYTPYIVNDSALLGTGQLPKFAEDMFKVTRGGEEGTVDQYLISTSEITLTNTVRESVLKAAELPVKLTAHSPCFRSEAGSHGRDTRGLIRQHQFDKVEMVQVAHPDKSFAALEEMVGHAEAILKALELPYRVVTLCTGDMGFGSTKTYDLEVWLPAQNTYREISSCSNMGDFQARRMMARFKDEDGKNRYVHTLNGSGLAVGRTLVAVLENYQNADGSVTVPTVLRPYLGGLEVLSA from the coding sequence ATGCTCGACATCCAACTGCTCCGCTCCGACCTCGCCGCCGTGGCCGAACGCCTCGCCAGCCGCGGCTACCCCCTCGACACCGACGCCTTCGCCGCCCTAGAAGGCGAACGCAAGGCGCTGCAGACGCGCATGCAGGAACTGCAGGCGCGTCGCAACGCCAGCTCCAAGCAGATCGGCGAAGCCAAGCGCCGTGGCGAAGACGTGTCGGCGATCATGGCCGAGGTCGCCAGCCTCGGCGACGAACTGAAGGCCGCCGAGATCGCGTTCGAAACGGTGCAGGCCAGGCTGGACGCGTGGCTGTTGACCATCCCGAACCTGCCGCACGAATCGGTGCCCGCCGGCGACGACGAGAGCGGCAACGTCGAAGTGCGCCGCGTCGGCGTGCCGCGTAGCTACGACTTCGAGGTGAAAGACCACGTCGACGTCGGCGCGCCGCTCGGCCTCGACTTCGAGACCGGCGCCAAGCTGTCGGGCGCGCGCTTCACCGTGCTGCGCGGCCGCATCGCCCAGCTGCACCGCGCGCTCGCGCAGTTCATGCTCAACACCCACACCGTCGATCACGGCTATACGGAGATGTACACGCCGTACATCGTCAACGACAGCGCGCTGTTGGGCACCGGCCAACTGCCGAAGTTCGCCGAGGACATGTTCAAGGTCACGCGCGGCGGCGAAGAAGGCACGGTCGACCAGTACCTGATCTCGACGTCGGAAATCACGCTGACCAACACCGTGCGCGAATCGGTGCTCAAGGCCGCCGAGCTGCCGGTGAAGCTGACCGCGCACTCGCCGTGTTTCCGTTCCGAAGCCGGCTCCCACGGCCGCGATACGCGCGGCCTGATCCGCCAGCACCAGTTCGACAAGGTCGAGATGGTGCAGGTCGCGCATCCGGACAAGTCGTTCGCCGCGCTCGAGGAAATGGTCGGCCACGCCGAGGCCATCCTGAAGGCGCTCGAACTGCCGTACCGCGTCGTCACGCTGTGCACCGGCGACATGGGCTTCGGCTCGACCAAGACCTACGACCTCGAGGTATGGCTGCCGGCGCAGAACACCTACCGCGAGATCTCGAGCTGTTCGAACATGGGCGACTTCCAGGCGCGCCGCATGATGGCGCGCTTCAAGGACGAGGACGGCAAAAACCGCTACGTGCACACGCTGAACGGCTCCGGCCTCGCGGTCGGCCGCACGCTGGTCGCCGTGCTGGAGAACTACCAGAACGCCGACGGCTCGGTGACCGTGCCGACCGTGCTGCGCCCCTACCTCGGCGGCCTCGAGGTGTTGAGCGCCTGA
- a CDS encoding replication-associated recombination protein A, whose amino-acid sequence MSDLFHTEPKKPLAEALRPATLDEVVGQQHLIGPGKPLRLAVEAGVPHSMILWGPPGVGKTTLARILARSFDAEFIPISAVFSGVKDIREAVDRAQAVLAQSGRATILFVDEVHRFNKAQQDAFLPYVESGLFTFIGATTENPSFEVNSALLSRAQVYVLDSLSDGELKALLARARAKGTLAELDFDDDAIDTLTGYADGDARRFLNLLEQTRTAALARKVGRVSAAFLAEVLTVNARRFDRGGDAFYDQISALHKSVRGSSPDGALYWLSRMLDGGADPRYIARRLVRMAWEDIGLADPRAARVALDAADTYERLGSPEGELALGQAAIYLAVAAKSNASYKAYNEARAFVKQDKSRPVPVHLRNAPTKLMKELGYGHDYRYAHNEPYAYAAGETYLPEGLEDVSWYEPTDRGLEAKIGEKLAFLRQLDEEASKGT is encoded by the coding sequence GTGAGCGATCTTTTCCACACCGAACCGAAGAAACCGTTGGCCGAGGCGCTGCGCCCGGCCACCCTGGACGAGGTCGTCGGCCAGCAGCACCTGATCGGCCCGGGCAAACCGCTGCGTCTCGCGGTCGAGGCCGGCGTGCCGCACTCGATGATCCTGTGGGGCCCGCCCGGCGTCGGCAAGACCACGCTGGCGCGCATCCTCGCGCGCAGCTTCGACGCCGAGTTCATCCCGATCTCGGCGGTGTTCTCCGGCGTGAAGGACATCCGCGAAGCGGTCGACCGCGCGCAGGCGGTGTTGGCGCAATCGGGCCGCGCGACCATCCTGTTCGTCGACGAAGTCCACCGCTTCAACAAGGCGCAGCAGGACGCCTTCCTGCCCTACGTCGAATCCGGCCTGTTCACCTTCATCGGCGCGACCACCGAGAACCCGTCGTTTGAAGTCAATTCGGCGCTGTTGTCGCGCGCGCAGGTCTACGTGCTCGACAGCCTCTCCGACGGAGAACTGAAGGCGTTGCTGGCGCGCGCCCGCGCCAAGGGCACCTTGGCCGAGCTCGACTTCGACGACGACGCCATCGACACGCTGACCGGCTACGCCGACGGCGACGCGCGGCGCTTCCTGAACCTGCTCGAACAGACGCGCACCGCCGCGCTCGCGCGCAAGGTTGGCCGAGTGTCGGCCGCCTTCCTCGCCGAAGTGCTGACCGTCAACGCGCGGCGCTTCGACAGGGGCGGCGACGCGTTCTACGACCAGATCTCCGCATTGCACAAATCGGTGCGCGGCTCGAGCCCCGACGGCGCGCTGTACTGGCTCTCCCGCATGCTCGACGGCGGCGCCGACCCGCGCTACATCGCGCGGCGCTTGGTGCGCATGGCGTGGGAAGACATCGGCCTGGCCGACCCGCGCGCGGCGCGCGTGGCGCTCGACGCGGCCGACACCTACGAACGACTCGGCAGCCCGGAGGGGGAACTCGCGCTCGGCCAGGCAGCGATCTACCTCGCGGTGGCGGCCAAGAGCAACGCTTCATACAAAGCGTATAATGAGGCACGCGCCTTCGTTAAACAGGATAAATCGCGGCCGGTGCCGGTGCATCTGCGCAACGCGCCGACCAAGCTGATGAAGGAGCTGGGCTACGGTCACGACTACCGCTACGCCCATAACGAACCCTACGCCTACGCCGCCGGCGAGACCTACCTGCCCGAAGGGCTGGAAGACGTCAGCTGGTACGAACCGACCGATCGCGGTCTCGAAGCGAAAATCGGCGAAAAACTGGCATTTTTGCGCCAACTCGATGAAGAAGCATCGAAAGGGACATGA
- the lolA gene encoding outer membrane lipoprotein chaperone LolA: MKKTLIALALALPVSAHAAAVAQLKAFVASTKTLSADFTQTVTGGGRQETASGTLEIARPGKFRWSYGKPYQQLIVGDGKTLWLYDQELAQVTKKSLDAALGSSPAALLAGNNAIERDYTLRETGKQGGLEWLAASPKNKDSGFAEIKMGFAAKQLKQMELTDSFGNVTRIAFSKLKKNPAIAASHFRFTPPAGVDVMNGD, translated from the coding sequence ATGAAAAAGACCCTGATCGCCCTCGCCCTCGCGCTGCCCGTGTCGGCCCACGCGGCCGCCGTCGCGCAGCTGAAGGCCTTCGTAGCCAGTACCAAGACGCTGTCGGCCGACTTCACGCAGACCGTCACCGGCGGCGGCCGCCAGGAAACCGCGTCGGGCACGCTGGAAATCGCGCGCCCCGGCAAGTTCCGCTGGAGCTACGGCAAGCCGTACCAGCAGCTGATCGTCGGCGACGGCAAGACGCTGTGGCTGTACGACCAGGAGCTCGCGCAGGTGACGAAGAAGTCGCTCGACGCGGCGCTCGGCTCGAGCCCGGCGGCGCTCTTGGCCGGCAACAACGCGATCGAGCGCGACTACACGCTGCGCGAGACCGGCAAGCAAGGCGGGCTCGAGTGGCTGGCCGCGAGCCCGAAGAACAAGGACAGCGGCTTCGCCGAGATCAAGATGGGCTTCGCCGCCAAGCAGCTCAAGCAGATGGAACTGACCGACAGCTTCGGCAACGTCACGCGCATCGCCTTCTCCAAGCTGAAGAAAAACCCGGCGATCGCCGCCAGCCACTTCCGCTTCACGCCGCCGGCCGGCGTCGACGTGATGAACGGCGACTGA
- a CDS encoding NAD+ synthase, whose translation MRLALAQFNPVVGDIAGNTRKILDLAHEAIAAGADVLVTPELALTGYSPEDLLLRDHFYRAVAGALDELLELDGITLVVGHPVKLGNERFNAATVLRDGNRLGQYHKMLLPNDEVFDECRYFTPGASPLVFEHKGVKLGVLICEDVWSVEPASEALDVGAEALLVLNASPFHRNKIETRHDTVRYRCEETGLPIAYVNLNGGQDELVFDGASFAMNRAGEVVAQAATCADELLLVDFADGDFLPGKKAALPCQIESVYQALVAGVRDYIGKNGFPGVLLGLSGGVDSALTMAIAVDALGADKVHAVMMPSRYTADISVDDSRDMVARLNVKYDEIEIWPMYEQFMNALASNFDGLPVDATEENLQSRIRGVLLMALSNKSGKLVLTTGNKSEMTTGYATLYGDMAGGFAVLKDVAKTLVYQLCAWRNDQSEVIPSRIITRPPSAELRPDQVDQDSLPPYDVLDAIMARYVEDNRSADEIVAEGFAEADVKKVVRLLKINEYKRRQAPVGPRITQRGFGKDWRYPITNRFS comes from the coding sequence ATGCGACTTGCCCTGGCCCAGTTCAACCCCGTCGTCGGCGATATCGCCGGCAACACCCGCAAAATCCTCGACCTCGCGCACGAGGCGATCGCGGCCGGCGCCGACGTGCTGGTCACGCCCGAGCTCGCGCTGACCGGCTACAGCCCGGAAGACCTGTTGCTGCGCGACCACTTCTACCGCGCGGTGGCGGGCGCGCTCGATGAATTGCTCGAGCTGGACGGCATCACGCTGGTGGTCGGCCACCCGGTCAAGCTCGGCAACGAGCGCTTCAACGCGGCGACCGTGCTGCGCGATGGAAATAGGCTCGGCCAGTACCACAAGATGCTGCTGCCGAACGACGAAGTGTTCGACGAGTGCCGCTACTTCACGCCGGGCGCGTCGCCGCTGGTGTTCGAGCACAAGGGCGTGAAGCTCGGCGTGCTGATCTGCGAGGACGTGTGGTCGGTCGAGCCGGCGTCCGAGGCGCTCGACGTCGGCGCCGAGGCGCTGCTGGTGCTGAACGCGTCGCCGTTCCACCGCAACAAGATCGAGACGCGCCACGATACGGTGCGCTACCGCTGCGAGGAGACCGGCCTGCCGATCGCCTACGTCAACCTCAACGGCGGCCAGGACGAACTGGTGTTCGACGGCGCGTCGTTCGCGATGAACCGCGCGGGCGAAGTCGTCGCGCAGGCCGCGACCTGCGCCGACGAACTGCTCCTCGTCGACTTCGCCGACGGCGACTTCCTGCCGGGCAAGAAGGCGGCGCTGCCCTGTCAAATCGAGAGCGTCTACCAGGCGCTGGTGGCCGGCGTACGCGACTATATCGGCAAGAACGGCTTCCCGGGCGTGCTGCTCGGCCTGTCGGGCGGCGTCGATTCGGCATTGACGATGGCGATCGCCGTCGACGCGTTAGGCGCCGACAAGGTGCACGCGGTGATGATGCCGAGCCGCTATACGGCCGACATCAGCGTCGACGACTCGCGCGACATGGTCGCCCGCCTTAACGTCAAGTACGACGAGATCGAAATCTGGCCGATGTACGAGCAGTTCATGAACGCGCTCGCGTCGAATTTCGACGGCCTGCCGGTCGACGCGACCGAAGAGAACCTGCAGTCGCGCATCCGCGGCGTGCTGTTGATGGCGCTGTCGAACAAGTCCGGCAAGCTGGTACTGACCACCGGCAACAAGTCGGAGATGACCACCGGCTACGCGACGCTGTACGGCGACATGGCCGGCGGCTTCGCGGTGCTCAAGGACGTCGCCAAGACGCTGGTCTACCAGCTGTGCGCGTGGCGCAACGACCAGTCCGAGGTGATTCCGTCAAGAATCATTACCCGGCCGCCTTCCGCGGAACTGCGCCCCGATCAGGTCGACCAAGATAGTCTGCCGCCCTACGATGTGCTCGATGCCATCATGGCGCGCTATGTGGAAGACAACCGCTCCGCCGACGAGATCGTCGCCGAGGGCTTCGCCGAGGCCGACGTGAAGAAGGTGGTGCGGCTCTTGAAGATCAACGAATACAAGCGCCGCCAGGCGCCGGTCGGCCCGCGCATCACGCAGCGCGGTTTCGGCAAGGACTGGCGCTACCCGATCACGAACCGGTTTTCGTGA
- a CDS encoding GNAT family N-acetyltransferase encodes MAGIEAWPSPDAPGGLFVGKAWLSALEASGSVGDGTGWLPMPLYTGEGVAACPVYLKDHSYGEYVFDWAWAEAYQRAGLDYYPKLVVASPFTPIAGPRFLGDAKQRVALIAALEELQDEGDIASAHVLFPAEDEAQTLAERGWLLRDGVQFHWFNRGYRDFDDFLDTLSRDKRKKIRQERRRVMDAGITVRVKGGHATTSADWAFFAACYRNTYREHRSHPYLNLAFFEKLGRALPEAVRLVVAERDGKPIAASWFLVDKERLYGRYWGALEHVDCLHFELCYYAGIELAVAEGLAVFEGGAQGEHKLARGFEPVFTRSTHRIADPRFAGAIAAWLHHERAGIAAYHAECLAHRAYRATE; translated from the coding sequence GTGGCGGGCATCGAAGCTTGGCCGAGCCCCGATGCGCCGGGCGGGCTGTTCGTCGGCAAGGCGTGGCTGTCGGCGCTGGAGGCCAGCGGCTCGGTCGGCGACGGCACCGGCTGGCTGCCGATGCCGCTGTATACCGGGGAGGGTGTCGCCGCCTGCCCGGTGTATCTGAAAGACCATTCCTACGGCGAATACGTGTTCGACTGGGCGTGGGCCGAGGCCTACCAGCGCGCCGGTCTCGACTACTACCCGAAGCTGGTCGTCGCCTCGCCGTTCACGCCGATCGCCGGGCCGCGCTTTCTCGGCGACGCCAAGCAGCGCGTGGCGCTGATCGCGGCGCTGGAAGAATTGCAGGACGAGGGCGACATTGCATCGGCACACGTGCTGTTCCCTGCCGAGGACGAGGCGCAAACGTTGGCCGAGCGCGGCTGGCTGCTGCGCGACGGCGTGCAGTTCCACTGGTTCAATCGCGGCTACCGCGACTTCGATGACTTCCTCGATACACTGAGTCGCGACAAGCGGAAGAAGATCCGCCAGGAGCGGCGGCGTGTCATGGACGCCGGCATTACGGTGCGCGTGAAGGGCGGCCACGCGACGACGAGTGCCGACTGGGCGTTCTTCGCCGCGTGCTACCGCAACACCTACCGCGAACACCGCTCGCATCCCTATCTGAATCTTGCCTTCTTCGAAAAGCTTGGCCGAGCCTTGCCCGAAGCGGTACGGCTGGTCGTCGCCGAACGCGATGGCAAACCGATCGCCGCGAGCTGGTTCCTCGTCGACAAGGAGCGGCTATACGGCCGTTACTGGGGCGCGCTGGAACACGTCGACTGCCTGCACTTCGAGCTGTGCTATTACGCCGGGATTGAGCTGGCGGTCGCCGAGGGGCTGGCAGTGTTCGAAGGCGGCGCGCAGGGCGAACACAAGCTCGCGCGCGGTTTCGAGCCGGTGTTCACGCGTTCGACCCACCGCATCGCCGACCCGCGCTTCGCCGGTGCGATCGCCGCGTGGCTGCACCACGAACGCGCCGGCATCGCCGCCTATCACGCGGAATGCCTCGCGCACCGAGCTTATCGCGCGACCGAATGA
- a CDS encoding glycine zipper domain-containing protein, whose protein sequence is MKRTLLVPAALMLSLAAGAAYAGSGSTIIGGALGGAAGAAIGDSVGGRNGAILGGAIGGGAGAAIGHDYGRKQETRYVYKKRHHRRHDHGRHRGWYKDRD, encoded by the coding sequence ATGAAACGTACCCTCCTTGTTCCTGCTGCACTGATGCTTTCCCTGGCCGCCGGCGCGGCGTACGCCGGCAGCGGCTCGACCATTATCGGCGGCGCGCTCGGCGGCGCGGCCGGTGCGGCGATCGGTGATTCGGTCGGAGGTCGCAACGGCGCGATTCTCGGCGGCGCGATCGGCGGCGGCGCCGGTGCGGCGATCGGTCACGACTATGGCCGCAAGCAGGAAACGCGCTACGTGTACAAAAAGCGCCATCATCGTCGTCACGACCATGGCCGTCACCGCGGCTGGTACAAAGATCGCGATTGA
- a CDS encoding sulfite exporter TauE/SafE family protein, with the protein MELAYIVAGLVVGFVVGLTGVGGGSLMTPILLGFGINPATAVGTDLLYACITKTGGVWVHQRHRNIDWRITGWLAAGSVPTALLTVWGLSNLGLDTATVNKLIRVMLGFALMLTAVAILFKPYILKLLLKNRTPKPADHLPRLPTLAVGVMLGFVVTLSSIGAGALGTLVIFALYPLLPTARLVGTEIAHAVPLTLVAGLGHASMGNMDYHLLGNLLIGSLPGIWLGSHLTRQVAEKWLRPMLAIMMVFTGAKLVM; encoded by the coding sequence GTGGAGTTGGCTTATATCGTGGCAGGCCTGGTGGTCGGTTTCGTCGTCGGTCTGACCGGCGTCGGCGGCGGCTCCTTGATGACGCCCATCCTGTTGGGCTTCGGCATCAACCCGGCCACCGCGGTCGGGACCGACCTCCTGTACGCCTGCATCACCAAGACGGGTGGGGTCTGGGTGCACCAACGCCACCGCAATATCGACTGGCGCATCACCGGCTGGCTCGCCGCCGGCAGCGTGCCGACGGCGTTGCTGACCGTGTGGGGCCTGTCCAACCTCGGGCTGGATACCGCCACCGTCAACAAGCTGATCCGTGTCATGCTCGGCTTCGCGCTGATGCTGACCGCCGTGGCGATCCTGTTCAAACCGTACATCCTCAAGCTGCTGCTGAAGAACCGCACGCCCAAGCCGGCCGACCACCTGCCCAGGCTGCCGACGCTGGCAGTCGGCGTCATGCTCGGTTTCGTGGTCACGCTCAGCTCGATCGGTGCCGGCGCGCTCGGCACGCTGGTGATCTTCGCGCTCTACCCGCTGCTGCCGACCGCGCGCCTCGTCGGCACCGAGATCGCTCACGCGGTGCCGCTGACGCTGGTCGCCGGCCTCGGCCACGCCAGCATGGGCAATATGGACTACCACCTGTTGGGCAACCTCTTGATCGGTTCCTTGCCCGGCATCTGGCTCGGCTCGCACCTGACGCGTCAGGTGGCCGAAAAATGGCTGCGCCCGATGCTGGCGATCATGATGGTGTTCACCGGCGCCAAGCTGGTGATGTAA
- a CDS encoding acyl-CoA thioesterase, which produces MDKHYPVVAEGRIVMRWGDMDAVGHVNNTTYFRYLEQIRLDWLEAFGYSIDPAGTGPVLASTGCSFRKELVYPGTLRITIELEKLGRSSLKLRHHFYRDDDPGTVYATGEVTLVWVDYTSGKAVPVPEDIRASLEPHAEALPA; this is translated from the coding sequence ATGGACAAGCACTATCCGGTGGTCGCCGAGGGGCGCATCGTCATGCGCTGGGGCGACATGGACGCGGTCGGCCACGTCAACAACACCACCTATTTCCGCTACCTCGAACAGATCCGCCTCGACTGGCTGGAGGCGTTCGGCTACTCGATCGACCCGGCCGGCACCGGCCCGGTGCTGGCTTCGACCGGCTGCAGCTTTCGCAAGGAACTGGTCTACCCGGGGACCTTGCGCATCACGATCGAGCTCGAAAAGCTCGGCCGAAGTAGTTTGAAATTGCGCCACCACTTCTACCGCGACGACGACCCGGGCACCGTGTACGCGACCGGCGAGGTGACGCTGGTGTGGGTCGACTACACGAGCGGCAAGGCGGTGCCGGTGCCGGAAGACATCCGCGCGTCGCTCGAGCCGCACGCAGAGGCGCTGCCGGCCTGA